A single Peptococcaceae bacterium DNA region contains:
- a CDS encoding site-specific integrase gives MVTDFKTLISLCEDELNSREYAAVHHGRIKAEWENLTKWMTLHNYKDFSEAIGFQYCDETLGTHIFVDRLTHSEQIRLRAVRMLTSYQKDGDFEFRTPRIERIFYGNTGNHMCLYLSYLRNVQHLSESTLRNKEQYLYEFFCYLEKHSLTLDNLCVEVMEDFFDSMNYSLASRHNCGSTLRIYFRYAYTGKDSSAFVLEDNYKHHCKIPTTYNEDEIRRIIASVERSSATGKRDYLILLLAAEYGWRSSDIVNFRFSQIDWDKNVIRFSQHKTDIPVEYPLLSSVGNAIIDYLKHGRPITDSEEIIVLAESAKKGRPLSPPTVHSIVTKYMHKADIKNWKRKKHGPHSLRHSLATNMLKKNVSMPIISTVLGHQNTETTKVYLKVDTEKLRQCPLSMPKIYSKHYRAGRCEV, from the coding sequence AGCAGAATGGGAAAATCTTACTAAGTGGATGACATTGCATAATTACAAGGACTTTTCTGAAGCCATTGGATTCCAGTACTGTGACGAAACTCTGGGAACCCATATATTTGTTGATAGGCTTACGCACAGTGAGCAAATACGGCTCCGTGCGGTCCGTATGCTGACTTCTTACCAGAAAGACGGCGATTTTGAATTCCGTACTCCGCGAATTGAAAGGATTTTTTATGGCAATACAGGCAATCATATGTGTCTGTATCTATCCTACCTCCGAAATGTACAGCATCTTTCGGAGAGTACACTCAGAAACAAAGAACAGTATTTATACGAGTTCTTCTGTTATCTGGAAAAACATTCACTAACATTGGATAATCTTTGCGTTGAAGTCATGGAGGATTTTTTTGACTCAATGAATTATTCTCTCGCCTCCAGGCACAACTGCGGCTCAACATTGCGCATTTATTTTCGGTATGCCTATACCGGAAAAGACAGTTCGGCATTCGTCTTGGAAGATAATTACAAACACCATTGTAAAATTCCAACGACATACAATGAAGATGAAATTCGCAGAATTATCGCGTCGGTGGAACGCTCATCCGCCACAGGGAAACGGGATTACCTGATTTTGCTACTTGCCGCTGAATACGGATGGCGATCCAGTGACATTGTTAACTTTCGGTTTAGTCAGATAGACTGGGACAAAAATGTCATCCGTTTCAGTCAACATAAAACCGATATACCAGTAGAGTATCCTCTGCTTTCTTCAGTTGGCAATGCCATTATTGACTATCTGAAGCATGGGCGTCCTATAACCGACTCAGAAGAAATCATCGTATTGGCAGAATCAGCAAAAAAGGGCCGGCCGCTTTCACCTCCGACCGTGCATTCCATTGTGACGAAATACATGCATAAGGCAGATATCAAGAACTGGAAACGCAAGAAGCACGGCCCACATTCCCTTCGACACAGCCTGGCAACGAACATGTTGAAAAAGAATGTTTCCATGCCCATCATCAGTACCGTCCTTGGTCATCAGAATACCGAGACCACCAAGGTATATCTGAAAGTTGACACAGAAAAGTTGCGGCAATGCCCACTTTCCATGCCCAAAATATATTCAAAGC